The Methanosphaera stadtmanae DSM 3091 genome includes a window with the following:
- a CDS encoding HEAT repeat domain-containing protein, with translation MTELDTLKENMTSEDHEVRLEACKELVDYPTDAIDILINTFTDKNPLVRFQAAKSLASIGQDSIKPLISALKSDNILVQKYVILALKDIGDDTVAKELINALGSEDFAIRKFAAKALGEMEVKSAVDPIIELLTDDDWGVRTSATKALGDIKDKKAIDPIKKARRAATGDKDFKKVANKALKKIDPKPKKKKAKSKK, from the coding sequence ATGACTGAATTAGATACATTGAAAGAAAACATGACTAGCGAAGACCATGAAGTTCGTCTAGAAGCATGTAAAGAATTAGTAGATTATCCTACAGATGCAATTGATATATTAATCAACACATTCACTGATAAAAATCCTCTTGTAAGATTTCAGGCAGCTAAATCCTTAGCTTCAATAGGTCAAGATTCTATTAAACCATTAATATCTGCACTAAAAAGTGATAATATTTTAGTTCAAAAATATGTTATTTTGGCTCTAAAAGATATTGGTGATGATACTGTAGCAAAAGAACTTATAAATGCTCTTGGTTCTGAGGATTTTGCTATTAGAAAGTTTGCAGCAAAGGCACTTGGGGAAATGGAAGTAAAAAGTGCGGTAGACCCTATTATTGAACTTTTAACTGATGATGATTGGGGTGTTAGAACGTCTGCAACAAAGGCTTTAGGTGATATTAAGGATAAAAAAGCTATTGATCCTATTAAAAAAGCACGAAGGGCAGCAACTGGTGATAAAGACTTTAAAAAGGTTGCAAACAAAGCTCTTAAAAAAATTGATCCTAAACCTAAGAAGAAAAAAGCTAAATCTAAAAAATAA
- a CDS encoding carboxypeptidase-like regulatory domain-containing protein, with translation MVNKQGFMFLFCTVFLIFVALSAVNATNINDTPTTISSNSDICVNNTISMNTSKDKSYFKNIIKNQTNKNINKDNLIKESKQVNSNKTITSNTQKSNTNKKSLKTTNNTLNVDTNGTETAYFFIHSNGELQENITENGNSTEFAARNYIPQTSSGGSSLTWDGTVNMSQIINDWHINSASTNWVVETKGQYALNKYIIKTPDGLKTFLKVNDTTKYVSEKQSKQILKNFYPDMYSKYYNSSYRIIETNYIYFPYSIKREKYDKLIHIDGIIIPYYVFELIPGHDKDPINNITKKPSTTKATILNSTYKNSKLNITVLDANTSAVIKNGTVFVTLPNGTEVMGVTDNNGNVVIPVDLSVGEYELPVTFMGNENYTVSNTTVLIIIQKIYTNIKVEATNTKVNKTNIIKVTLTNGNGLVGEKVVLTIDDKKYNLITKENGVATFTTYSSSIERNKVLVTVEYFGNENIGYDSCINSTEFNVKKLNTKITVNQISNAIIGQNITLTGNLTDEFGHIVSNENIVLCFEKDNKNITVSTNSNGTYTFTYNVYREGSFDVIIYYYGNTALNPSSIGFHTYVVKINTNITVNPVANTTVDKNVSIKGTLKDEFGNIMPNTNIKIRINNETYQVTTDAQGEYEYIYKTTMEDTLDVTVAYHGNNTHNPSIIKTSFNVRKLNTTLSIIPSPPLKDGDKIYIMGYLEDENKNPIANATITITFGNKVYNVTTDDKGKYTAIEIANSSIQQGVVVAYIGDNKYATSLNKTEYYVDKIYTKISVNNIDQVPVGSTVTINGTLKDEFGHILPNTPIEIDINGKTIQFVTDENGNYAYNYTISEMKKASVSVSYLGNSTYYSSDAQTAITVRKIKTTITLDPVSDIPYGKNITISGILKDEFGKPLSNVNISVVINGEVKSSNVTTDNNGKYSMNVTKSNVGIKNIIVSYDGNLTHYASSNSSSLNVTTINTTITVNTTHSVKIGSSIIINGVLKDVYGNILPNTEVIIVVNGKEYTIMTNNEGYYEMPYTTYIIGSRLVLVKYLGNSTYNPTSNQTNFYVNPINTAITVSTNLTNGSVKFGQSILINGTVYDEFGNILPNTEVSIIIDEETYTTTSDVNGKYQFIRKSQSIGIKKVIVQYNGNYTYNPSSNEIYYTVIPLNTKIVINHVEDIKIGSSTYINGTIYDEFGNILPNTELSFLVNDNLVYNLSDSEGNFKFKYTPETAGIINVIVGYIGNSTHNPSANTTSFNVNKINTKLTVTSNNTIEIGKNTSIEGILKDEFGHVLSNFNITLNIGGKLVNVTTNEFGYYKTTFIPTQEETISIIGFYGGNALYNQVENKTIINVTKINTTIKLNNIKTTTYGNNAQISGTLTDIYGNIISNVNVTLMINNRQVIVTTDEKGVFTYTYKTDFVDINEVQAIYYGNDTYKMNGDIKYFFVVGIETSISINEIKNTTMSTHVLIKGTLKDEFGNIMANTKVVLTVNNQMVSLVTDEFGHYTYDYITNVLGTNEVYVIYEGNNSHDYSTNVTSFNVRKISSIIDVNKISTIVIGNNVTVNGTLKDEFGNKLVNTTISLNINDKTVNVTTDNNGNYKYTFQTNKIEVNTIDVSYSGNDSYLSANTRVAFDVRKILTDVDINNISDVKINSNVVINGTLYDEYGNVMKNTPIKLIINNQTYNITTDNNGNYKYTYKVNSLNNTVEVVYLGNNTHDASYDITLFTANKLKTTVTVYPASGIIGENITLIAKITDEYGNLVNGGNLVFKLNGKTLREDGSFNSTANPLKLKVENGFVRYNLHLDMYLRNIKNVTASYSGSYIYESARAQEATVIVGKRMTQLNVTTSTTTVKQNTNITFTVKIADITPNAENRTINTGRVIFKINGKTIKDDDGNIVFSDIINNTATYTYHIPQGMASVDKNNTLRNYTVEAVYADKIYQETKNTTVFHVEKSDISIDINNVSVSKTDKTMNVTAKILDYQGNFVVGTNKICLKVNGVTLKDENNQTIYYTINNGVIDLKNIIIPVKNVNNITIVTGDRQAYNSGCNTTDVIFIKE, from the coding sequence TTGGTTAATAAACAAGGATTTATGTTTCTTTTTTGTACAGTATTCTTAATATTTGTAGCCTTATCAGCAGTAAATGCAACAAATATTAATGATACACCAACTACTATATCTTCAAATAGTGATATATGTGTAAATAATACAATTAGTATGAATACTTCAAAAGATAAATCCTACTTTAAAAATATAATAAAAAATCAAACAAATAAAAATATAAATAAAGATAATTTAATTAAAGAAAGTAAACAAGTAAATTCAAATAAAACCATAACATCCAACACACAAAAATCAAATACAAATAAAAAATCACTAAAAACTACAAATAACACATTAAATGTAGATACAAATGGTACTGAAACAGCTTATTTTTTTATACATTCAAATGGTGAATTACAAGAAAATATTACAGAAAACGGAAATTCAACTGAATTTGCAGCAAGAAATTATATACCTCAGACATCTTCTGGTGGATCAAGTTTGACATGGGATGGAACAGTGAATATGTCACAGATTATAAATGATTGGCATATTAATAGTGCTTCTACTAACTGGGTAGTTGAAACCAAGGGACAATATGCTCTTAACAAATACATAATCAAAACACCAGATGGTCTTAAAACATTCCTAAAAGTAAATGATACAACTAAATATGTAAGTGAAAAACAATCAAAACAAATACTTAAGAATTTTTATCCTGATATGTACAGTAAATACTATAATAGTTCATATAGAATAATTGAAACAAATTATATTTACTTCCCCTACTCAATAAAAAGAGAAAAATATGATAAATTAATTCACATTGATGGAATTATAATTCCTTACTATGTATTTGAATTAATTCCAGGTCATGATAAAGATCCAATAAATAATATAACAAAAAAACCAAGTACAACCAAAGCAACAATATTAAATTCTACTTATAAAAATAGTAAATTAAATATCACAGTACTTGATGCTAATACAAGTGCAGTAATAAAAAATGGAACTGTATTTGTAACATTACCAAATGGAACAGAAGTAATGGGAGTAACTGACAATAATGGTAACGTAGTAATTCCAGTAGATTTATCTGTTGGTGAATATGAATTACCTGTAACATTTATGGGAAATGAAAATTATACTGTATCTAACACAACAGTATTAATAATTATCCAAAAAATATACACAAACATAAAAGTAGAAGCAACCAATACAAAGGTAAATAAAACAAACATAATCAAAGTAACACTCACAAATGGTAATGGTCTTGTTGGAGAAAAAGTAGTACTAACAATTGATGATAAAAAATACAATTTAATAACCAAAGAAAATGGAGTAGCAACATTTACAACATACTCATCTTCTATTGAAAGAAATAAGGTTTTAGTAACTGTAGAATACTTTGGAAATGAAAATATAGGATATGATTCCTGTATAAACAGTACAGAATTTAATGTAAAAAAATTAAATACAAAAATTACAGTAAATCAGATATCAAATGCAATAATAGGACAGAATATAACATTAACTGGTAATTTAACAGATGAATTTGGACACATAGTTTCTAATGAAAATATAGTACTATGTTTTGAAAAAGATAATAAAAATATTACAGTATCTACGAATTCAAATGGAACATATACATTCACATATAATGTATATAGAGAAGGATCTTTTGATGTAATCATATACTATTATGGAAATACAGCTCTAAATCCAAGTAGTATTGGATTTCATACTTATGTAGTAAAAATAAATACAAATATCACAGTAAATCCAGTGGCAAATACAACAGTAGATAAAAATGTATCAATAAAAGGTACACTCAAAGATGAATTTGGAAATATAATGCCAAATACAAACATTAAAATAAGAATAAATAATGAAACATATCAAGTAACAACCGATGCTCAGGGTGAATATGAATATATATACAAAACAACAATGGAAGATACTCTTGATGTAACTGTAGCATATCATGGTAACAATACACACAATCCAAGTATTATAAAAACATCATTCAATGTACGTAAACTAAATACAACGTTATCTATTATACCAAGTCCACCTTTAAAAGATGGAGATAAAATATATATAATGGGATATTTAGAGGATGAAAATAAAAATCCAATAGCAAATGCAACTATCACAATAACATTTGGAAATAAAGTATATAATGTAACAACTGATGATAAAGGAAAATATACTGCAATTGAAATAGCAAACAGTTCTATTCAACAGGGGGTGGTTGTAGCATATATTGGAGATAACAAATATGCTACCTCATTAAACAAGACAGAATATTATGTTGATAAAATATATACAAAAATATCAGTAAACAATATAGATCAAGTACCAGTAGGTTCAACAGTAACTATAAATGGTACACTTAAAGATGAATTTGGACATATCTTGCCAAATACTCCAATAGAAATAGATATAAATGGTAAAACTATTCAATTTGTTACAGATGAAAATGGAAATTATGCATATAATTATACCATATCTGAAATGAAAAAAGCAAGTGTATCAGTAAGTTATCTTGGAAACAGTACTTATTATTCTTCAGATGCTCAAACAGCAATCACAGTTCGTAAAATAAAAACAACAATAACTCTAGATCCAGTTAGTGATATACCTTATGGAAAAAACATAACAATATCTGGAATTTTAAAAGATGAATTTGGAAAACCACTTTCAAATGTAAACATATCTGTAGTAATAAATGGTGAAGTAAAAAGTAGTAATGTTACAACAGACAACAATGGAAAATATTCAATGAATGTTACTAAATCAAATGTTGGTATAAAAAATATTATAGTATCATATGATGGAAATCTAACACATTATGCATCATCAAACTCTTCATCATTAAATGTAACTACTATAAACACAACCATAACAGTAAATACCACACATAGTGTGAAAATAGGATCTTCAATTATTATAAATGGTGTACTTAAAGATGTATATGGAAATATTTTACCTAATACAGAAGTTATAATAGTTGTTAATGGAAAAGAATACACAATTATGACTAATAATGAAGGATACTATGAAATGCCATATACTACATATATTATAGGTTCAAGATTAGTTCTAGTGAAATACTTGGGAAACAGTACATATAATCCAACAAGTAATCAAACAAACTTCTATGTAAATCCTATAAACACAGCAATAACAGTAAGTACAAATTTAACTAATGGTAGTGTGAAATTTGGTCAAAGTATATTAATCAATGGTACAGTATATGATGAGTTTGGAAATATTCTACCAAATACTGAAGTTTCAATTATTATTGATGAAGAAACATACACAACAACAAGTGATGTTAATGGAAAGTATCAATTCATACGTAAAAGTCAATCAATAGGAATAAAAAAAGTAATTGTTCAATATAATGGAAATTATACTTATAATCCATCATCAAATGAAATATATTATACAGTAATACCATTAAATACTAAAATAGTTATAAATCATGTGGAAGATATAAAAATTGGATCTTCTACATATATTAATGGAACTATATATGATGAATTTGGTAATATATTACCTAATACTGAGTTAAGCTTTTTAGTAAATGATAATTTGGTGTATAATTTATCAGATTCTGAAGGAAACTTTAAATTTAAATATACTCCAGAAACTGCAGGAATAATTAATGTAATAGTGGGATACATTGGAAATTCTACTCATAATCCATCAGCAAACACTACATCATTCAATGTAAATAAAATCAATACAAAATTAACAGTAACTTCTAATAATACTATAGAGATTGGAAAAAATACTTCAATTGAAGGTATACTTAAAGATGAATTTGGTCATGTTTTATCTAACTTCAATATAACACTTAATATTGGTGGTAAATTAGTAAATGTAACAACAAATGAATTTGGATATTATAAAACAACATTCATTCCAACACAAGAAGAAACAATTAGTATAATTGGATTTTATGGTGGTAATGCATTATATAATCAAGTAGAAAATAAAACAATAATCAATGTAACAAAAATCAACACAACCATCAAATTAAATAACATAAAAACTACCACATATGGTAATAATGCACAAATAAGTGGTACATTAACAGATATTTATGGAAACATAATATCTAATGTAAATGTTACTTTAATGATTAATAATCGTCAAGTTATTGTAACTACTGATGAAAAGGGAGTATTTACATACACTTATAAAACAGATTTTGTGGATATAAATGAAGTCCAAGCTATCTATTATGGAAATGATACATATAAAATGAATGGGGATATAAAATATTTCTTTGTAGTTGGTATTGAAACATCAATTTCTATAAATGAAATAAAAAATACTACAATGTCCACACATGTTCTAATCAAGGGTACACTCAAAGATGAATTTGGAAATATCATGGCAAATACAAAAGTAGTTCTTACAGTTAACAATCAAATGGTATCTCTAGTAACAGATGAATTTGGACACTACACATATGATTACATAACAAATGTTCTGGGAACAAATGAGGTATATGTGATATATGAGGGTAACAATTCACATGATTATTCAACTAATGTAACTTCATTTAATGTAAGAAAAATAAGTTCAATTATAGATGTAAATAAAATATCTACAATAGTAATTGGAAATAATGTTACAGTAAATGGTACACTCAAAGATGAGTTTGGAAATAAACTTGTTAACACAACAATATCTCTAAATATTAATGATAAAACAGTTAATGTAACTACTGATAATAATGGTAATTATAAATACACATTCCAAACAAATAAAATAGAAGTAAACACAATAGATGTATCATACTCTGGTAATGATTCATACTTATCTGCAAATACAAGAGTTGCATTTGATGTAAGAAAAATACTAACTGATGTTGATATAAATAATATTTCTGATGTTAAAATCAACTCTAATGTAGTAATAAATGGTACATTATATGATGAATATGGAAATGTAATGAAAAACACTCCAATAAAACTTATCATAAACAACCAAACATACAACATAACAACAGATAACAATGGTAATTACAAATACACATACAAAGTAAATTCATTAAATAACACAGTAGAAGTAGTTTATCTTGGAAATAACACACACGATGCTTCATATGATATAACTTTATTTACAGCAAATAAACTTAAAACAACAGTTACAGTTTATCCTGCAAGTGGTATTATTGGTGAAAACATAACTTTAATTGCTAAAATTACTGATGAATATGGTAACCTTGTAAATGGTGGAAATCTTGTATTTAAACTTAATGGTAAAACATTACGTGAAGATGGAAGCTTTAATAGTACAGCAAATCCACTTAAATTAAAAGTTGAAAATGGTTTTGTAAGATATAATCTACATCTTGACATGTATCTTAGAAATATTAAGAATGTAACTGCATCATACAGTGGATCATACATCTATGAAAGTGCAAGAGCACAAGAGGCTACTGTAATAGTTGGAAAACGTATGACACAATTAAATGTTACAACATCAACTACAACAGTAAAACAAAATACAAACATAACATTCACAGTAAAAATAGCTGATATAACACCAAATGCAGAAAACAGAACAATAAATACTGGACGTGTGATTTTTAAAATAAATGGTAAAACCATAAAAGATGATGATGGTAACATAGTCTTTAGTGATATAATAAATAACACTGCAACTTACACATACCACATACCACAAGGTATGGCATCTGTAGATAAAAACAATACTTTAAGAAACTACACAGTAGAAGCAGTATATGCTGATAAAATATATCAAGAAACAAAAAACACCACAGTATTCCATGTTGAAAAATCAGATATTTCAATCGATATAAACAATGTATCAGTATCAAAAACAGATAAAACAATGAATGTAACTGCTAAAATACTTGACTATCAAGGAAATTTCGTAGTAGGAACAAATAAAATTTGTCTAAAAGTTAATGGTGTAACTTTAAAAGATGAAAATAATCAAACAATCTACTACACAATTAATAATGGAGTTATAGATCTTAAAAACATCATTATTCCTGTTAAAAATGTTAATAACATTACAATAGTAACAGGTGATAGACAAGCATATAACAGTGGATGTAATACAACTGATGTTATATTCATAAAAGAATAA
- a CDS encoding metallophosphoesterase, which produces MNSFKIYEAEVIDRALKINDTLIISDIHLGYESTLNKQGLMLPQIQFDKIIDSLENIQKKAKASSIILNGDIKHNFGRIDKQEWREVLSFIDYLQDIFIDIDIIKGNHDNFTQYILNKRNLHLKNHMIIDNYYITHGHELPQEIPENIKTIIIGHEHPCISICSGRRVEKIKTYLKGTWQNYNLIVIPSFTQISYGSDILHEKTISPFIEDINNFEVIAVEEGDIYPFGYVKDIISINHELNNY; this is translated from the coding sequence ATGAATTCCTTTAAAATATATGAAGCTGAAGTTATTGATAGAGCACTGAAAATCAATGACACACTCATAATATCAGATATACATCTAGGATATGAATCTACATTAAATAAACAGGGACTTATGCTTCCCCAAATCCAATTTGATAAAATAATAGATTCGTTAGAAAATATACAAAAAAAGGCCAAAGCTAGTAGTATCATACTAAATGGTGATATTAAACATAACTTTGGAAGGATAGATAAACAAGAGTGGAGAGAAGTGTTAAGCTTCATAGACTACCTTCAAGATATATTTATTGACATAGATATTATAAAGGGAAACCATGATAACTTCACACAATACATCTTAAATAAGAGAAATCTACACCTGAAAAATCATATGATTATTGATAACTACTATATAACACATGGACATGAATTACCACAGGAAATACCAGAAAATATTAAAACAATAATAATAGGACATGAACATCCATGTATCAGTATTTGTAGTGGTAGACGTGTTGAAAAAATAAAAACATACCTAAAGGGAACTTGGCAGAATTATAACCTAATTGTTATTCCATCATTTACACAGATAAGTTATGGTTCTGATATATTACATGAAAAAACAATCTCCCCCTTTATAGAGGATATTAATAATTTTGAAGTTATTGCTGTTGAAGAGGGAGATATTTATCCATTTGGATATGTTAAGGATATAATATCCATAAATCATGAATTAAACAATTATTAA
- a CDS encoding carbon-nitrogen hydrolase family protein, which yields MKDFKIATCQMNVVDNKDTNIEHAIQLIKKASSNGAKLITLPEMFNTPYDNSKFIEYCEEETTSKTLNSMQDIAREENIYLQSGSIPEKESNHLYNTAYLINPKGKIIGKHRKMHMFDIDTDNMKFTESDTLTPGDSVTTIKTPLANISIAICYDIRFPELWTLMNKNNSDIILLPGAFNKTTGPLHWETLIKARAIDNQCYVVATSPSQIENPYYVAWGHSMIVNPWGKIIAKAHENEEILYANITQSSLSSVRNQIPVLTNRRNDIYDTILK from the coding sequence ATGAAAGATTTTAAAATAGCTACTTGTCAAATGAATGTTGTTGATAATAAAGATACTAATATAGAACATGCAATCCAGTTAATTAAAAAAGCCTCATCTAATGGAGCTAAACTTATAACACTACCTGAAATGTTTAATACACCATATGATAATAGTAAATTTATTGAGTATTGTGAAGAGGAAACCACGAGTAAAACCCTAAATTCTATGCAAGATATAGCTAGAGAGGAAAATATTTATCTACAATCAGGATCAATACCAGAAAAAGAAAGTAACCACTTATATAACACAGCTTATCTTATAAATCCTAAAGGAAAAATAATAGGAAAACATAGAAAAATGCACATGTTTGATATTGATACAGATAATATGAAATTTACTGAGTCTGATACACTCACACCTGGAGACTCAGTTACAACAATTAAAACACCCCTTGCTAACATATCCATTGCAATATGTTATGATATACGTTTTCCAGAATTATGGACATTAATGAATAAAAACAACAGTGATATTATACTACTTCCTGGAGCATTCAATAAAACAACAGGCCCACTTCATTGGGAGACTTTAATTAAAGCCAGGGCAATTGATAATCAATGCTATGTTGTTGCAACAAGTCCAAGTCAAATAGAAAATCCATACTATGTTGCATGGGGCCATTCAATGATAGTTAATCCCTGGGGTAAAATCATTGCTAAGGCCCATGAAAATGAAGAAATACTATATGCTAATATTACACAATCATCACTTAGCTCTGTTCGTAATCAAATCCCAGTACTTACCAATAGAAGAAATGATATTTATGACACAATATTAAAATAA
- a CDS encoding ATP-dependent helicase, whose translation MTKTYTDDEIHKLLHPFVSKWFKSSFETFTDAQRQAIPSITSGQNILVLSPTGSGKTLTAFLAILSGLTSLSQRGMLEEKVYCIYISPLKALDNDISKNLEAPLEGINKEAGYDLGIRQAVRTGDTTQYQRSKMLKHPPHILITTPETLSILLVAPKFREKLRDVSYVIVDEIHSLAENKRGTHLSLTLERLEELTGGFTRIGLSATVNPPRSIANFLVGYFYGQPRPCEIVNVNYLKKLDMKVLCPVENIIETDVETLNDKLYSMLHNLIQKHETTLIFTNTRSGAESVSYKLTSKYPKYYSSKNVMAHHSSLSKEVRLETEENLKKGNLKVVVSSTSLELGIDIGYIDLVILISSPKSVSRALQRIGRSGHRLHEKSKGRLVVVNRDDLVECSLILKNALEGNVDKINIPMNCLDVLSQHIYGISIEHKQNIKQVYNLIKQAMPYHDLSWESYEQVLRYLAGEYTKLEQRYVYAKIWVDWDSNTFGKRGKLARVLYSTNIGTIASRSHARVKCNGKVIGSIDGDFMERLHKGDTFTLGGRVYKFMYARGMTVSVIPSSSTPSIPSWVSEQLPLSYDLAVSIQNFRAIMDWKLSSDISESEIIEYIKNYLYVDENSAKSIYYYFLEQYLYSEIPSKNKLLVEYYTGFGGRKFVVFHCLYGRRVNDALSRAVAYIISRRYHHDIMISIDDNGFYLSSDSKIGGVEAFEELNSDNLREILIEAIDKTETLASRFRDCANRSLMILRRYKGHEKSVGRQQVTSKILLNFVREIDDDFAILNEARREVIEDYMDVNSAEEVLSRIENKEIIIKTVSTTIPTPFAFNLVSRGYLDVLKYEDRGEFIRRMHEAIINKINKNNTRKI comes from the coding sequence TTGACAAAAACATATACTGATGATGAAATTCATAAATTACTACACCCCTTTGTTAGTAAGTGGTTTAAAAGTTCATTTGAAACATTTACTGATGCACAAAGACAGGCAATACCTTCTATTACAAGTGGACAAAACATACTGGTTCTCTCACCAACAGGTTCTGGTAAAACTCTAACAGCATTTCTTGCAATACTTTCTGGTCTTACAAGTCTTAGTCAAAGGGGAATGCTTGAAGAAAAGGTTTACTGTATTTACATCTCTCCACTAAAAGCTCTTGATAATGATATTTCAAAAAATTTAGAAGCTCCACTTGAAGGTATTAATAAAGAAGCAGGATATGATCTTGGTATTAGACAAGCTGTACGTACAGGAGACACAACCCAATATCAACGTTCTAAAATGCTAAAACATCCCCCACATATTCTCATTACAACTCCTGAAACCTTATCAATACTTCTTGTTGCACCAAAATTTAGGGAAAAACTAAGAGATGTGAGTTATGTTATTGTTGATGAAATACATTCTCTTGCCGAAAATAAAAGGGGCACACATCTTAGTCTTACTTTAGAAAGACTAGAAGAACTTACTGGCGGTTTTACTCGTATTGGTTTAAGTGCAACTGTAAATCCACCTAGAAGTATTGCAAACTTTCTTGTTGGATATTTCTATGGACAACCAAGACCTTGTGAAATAGTAAATGTAAATTACTTGAAAAAATTAGATATGAAAGTACTTTGTCCTGTGGAAAATATTATTGAAACAGATGTTGAAACATTGAATGATAAATTATATAGTATGCTTCATAATCTAATTCAAAAACATGAAACAACACTCATATTCACAAACACTAGAAGTGGTGCTGAGAGTGTTTCATATAAATTAACAAGCAAATATCCAAAGTATTATAGTTCAAAAAATGTTATGGCACATCATTCATCTCTTTCAAAGGAAGTTCGACTTGAAACTGAGGAAAATCTTAAAAAAGGGAATTTGAAAGTTGTTGTAAGTAGTACCTCCCTAGAATTAGGTATTGATATTGGATATATCGATCTTGTAATTCTTATTAGTTCTCCTAAATCTGTTTCACGTGCTCTTCAGAGAATTGGTAGAAGTGGACATAGACTTCATGAAAAATCTAAGGGAAGACTTGTTGTTGTAAATAGGGATGATCTTGTTGAATGTAGTTTGATACTTAAGAATGCTCTTGAGGGAAATGTTGATAAAATAAATATTCCAATGAATTGTCTTGATGTATTATCCCAACATATTTATGGTATTAGTATTGAACATAAACAGAATATAAAACAGGTTTATAATCTAATAAAACAGGCAATGCCATATCATGATCTTTCATGGGAGTCCTATGAACAGGTTTTAAGATATCTTGCAGGTGAATACACTAAACTTGAACAAAGATATGTTTATGCTAAAATATGGGTTGACTGGGATAGTAATACCTTTGGAAAACGTGGCAAGCTTGCAAGAGTTCTTTATTCAACAAATATTGGTACTATTGCCTCACGTAGTCATGCAAGAGTTAAATGTAATGGAAAGGTTATTGGAAGTATTGATGGAGATTTTATGGAACGTCTGCATAAAGGTGATACATTTACTCTTGGTGGACGTGTTTATAAATTCATGTATGCACGTGGTATGACAGTTAGTGTTATTCCAAGTAGTTCTACTCCAAGTATTCCCTCATGGGTTTCAGAACAACTTCCATTATCATATGATTTGGCTGTGTCTATTCAAAACTTCAGGGCCATTATGGATTGGAAGTTATCCAGTGATATTTCTGAAAGTGAGATTATAGAGTATATTAAGAATTACTTGTATGTTGATGAGAATTCTGCAAAATCTATCTATTATTACTTCTTAGAACAGTACTTGTATAGTGAAATTCCATCTAAGAATAAGTTATTAGTAGAGTATTATACTGGATTTGGTGGTAGAAAATTTGTTGTTTTCCACTGTCTCTATGGTAGACGTGTTAATGATGCTCTTAGTCGTGCAGTAGCATACATCATATCTAGACGATATCATCATGATATTATGATTAGTATTGATGATAATGGATTTTATTTAAGTAGTGATTCAAAGATTGGTGGTGTTGAAGCCTTTGAGGAACTAAATAGTGATAATTTAAGAGAAATACTTATTGAAGCTATTGATAAGACAGAAACACTTGCCAGCAGATTTAGAGATTGTGCAAATAGATCTTTAATGATTTTACGTCGTTATAAGGGACATGAAAAGAGTGTTGGTCGTCAACAAGTAACGAGTAAGATTTTACTTAATTTTGTAAGGGAAATTGATGATGACTTTGCAATTCTCAATGAGGCTAGACGTGAGGTTATTGAGGATTATATGGATGTTAATAGTGCTGAGGAAGTTTTAAGTCGTATTGAAAATAAGGAAATAATTATTAAAACTGTTAGCACGACTATCCCAACACCATTTGCTTTTAATTTAGTATCACGTGGATATTTGGATGTTTTAAAGTATGAGGATAGAGGTGAATTTATAAGACGTATGCATGAGGCTATTATCAATAAGATAAACAAGAACAATACAAGAAAAATATGA